A portion of the Glycine max cultivar Williams 82 chromosome 10, Glycine_max_v4.0, whole genome shotgun sequence genome contains these proteins:
- the LOC102663383 gene encoding uncharacterized protein yields MKKKYQGSSRVKRAQLQALRRDFETLTMKDGESVSSYFARTIETSNRMRFHGKKMKDVTIVEKILRSLTPTFDYVVCAIEESKDIDAFSLDELQSSLLVHKQKMNRSSNLTGKEQALKASTNTHSIGRGMGKGRGRGRGQGRGRSNYRGNQQQQKEKERGSWSHQTTNYKLANKSNIECFKCHRLGHYKSECRTNLSKEQGEKSNFVEIEEEEEVCLLTSCQEEKESSKSL; encoded by the coding sequence ATGAAGAAAAAGTATCAAGGTTCTTCTAGAGTGAAGCGTGCACAGCTTCAAGCCTTAAGAAGAGATTTTGAGACATTAACAATGAAGGATGGTGAATCTGTTTCTAGCTATTTTGCAAGAACAATAGAGACAAGCAATAGGATGCGATTCCATGGCAAGAAGATGAAAGATGTCACCATTGTAGAAAAGATTTTGCGATCCTTAACACCAACGTTTGATTATGTTGTCTGTGCAATTGAAGAGTCCAAAGATATAGATGCATTCTCCCTTGATGAATTGCAAAGTTCTTTGTTAGTACATAAGCAGAAGATGAACCGAAGTTCAAATTTGACAGGAAAAGAGCAAGCTTTGAAGGCTTCTACCAACACTCATTCCATAGGTAGAGGAATGGGTAAAGGTAGAGGCAGAGGAAGGGGTCAAGGTCGAGGCAGAAGCAACTATAGAGGAAATCAGcagcaacaaaaagaaaaagaaagaggaagtTGGAGCCATCAGACAACTAACTACAAGTTAGCAAACAAGTCTAACATTGAATGTTTTAAATGTCATCGGTTGGGCCATTACAAATCAGAGTGCAGGACCAATTTGTCCAAGGAGCAAGGGGAAAAATCTAACTTTgttgaaatagaagaagaagaagaagtgtgCCTCCTAACCTCTtgtcaagaagaaaaggaatcaaGTAAAAGTTTGTGA